One window from the genome of Podospora pseudocomata strain CBS 415.72m chromosome 6, whole genome shotgun sequence encodes:
- a CDS encoding hypothetical protein (EggNog:ENOG503NYG9; COG:S): MKAVAFLLPALAAASPVAQVVGNDGWANAPDPKQIQIDKASFSGNGCPQGSVSTSISPDKTVVTFGFDRFQTYIGPGYDPTAKTKNCQLHLSLKYPSGFQFAVVESTYHGYAQLEKGVTGTFYSTYYFSQDASATTTTQTSITGGGIWESGQVYTKADRIPTASYIYSPCGASGILNVNNRIALTSSNRTAIGEITNDDATVAFTQQVNIAWRTCK; encoded by the exons ATGAAGGCCGTcgctttcctcctccccgctcTCGCTGCCGCCAGCCCCGTTGCTCAGGTCGTCGGAAACGACGGCTGGGCCAACGCCCCCGACCCGAAGCAGATCCAGATCGACAAGGCCAGCTTCTCTGGCAACGGCTGCCCCCAGGGCTCCGtttccacctccatctctccCGATAAGACT GTTGTCACCTTCGGTTTCGACCGCTTCCAGACCTACATCGGCCCCGGCTATGACCCCACTGCTAAGACCAAGAACTGCCAGCTCCATCTCTCCCTAAAG TACCCCAGCGGCTTCCAGTTCGCCGTTGTCGAGTCCACCTACCACGGCTACGCTCAGCTCGAGAAGGGCGTCACCGGCACTTTTTACAGCACCTACTACTTCAGCCAGGACGccagcgccaccaccaccacccagaccTCCATCACAGGCGGCGGCATCTGGGAGTCTGGCCAGGTCTACACCAAGGCCGACcgcatccccaccgccagctACATCTACTCGCCCTGCGGCGCCAGCGGCATCCTCAATGTCAACAACCGCATCGccctcaccagcagcaaccgcaCTGCCATCGGCGAGATCACCAACGACGACGCCACCGTTGCCTTCACCCAGCAGGTCAACATCGCCTGGCGCACCTGCAAATAG